The genome window AAACAAGGGGTACTACACTGAAAAAACTTTACACATTTTGCATCAAGCTATGAAAGGGATGGGGCCGCCGTCGGGGTAGTTTGTACCAAACAAGGGCTTTTAAATGGAAAAGGGCGCTTTCAACACGATTAACATTTTTAGGACGATACAGAATCTTTAAGCCTGTATCCGGTCAAGCTCCTTCTCTAAAAACTCATACATTGAGCAAACAATAATGTCTTCATCTTTTACATATTGTTCTCCCTCAGGTATGATAATATATTTAAAATCAGGCGCTAAATCTTTTATGGTTTCGTGGAAGCCTTTTGATACTTTTGGGGAAGAGGAATACTTTATCTCAATACAGGTTTTTTTGCCGTTAGGGCTAATTAACACTAAATCCGCTTCCGCTCCTGAGTGTGTCCTGTAAAAGTAAAACTCCCACTCCTTGCCGGTTACACGCCGAATTTGCTCAATTACATATCCTTCCCAGGAATGCCCCAAAATCATGTGTCCCAACAAGTCATAATGGCTATTTATACGCAACAGCTTGTGCAATATGCCTGAATCTCTTATATAAATTTTCGGAGCTTTAATGAGTCTTTTTCCGATATTGGTATAATAGGGCTCCAATCGAGAAGTAATAAATCCGCCTTCAAGTAGGTCTAAATATCTTTTTACCGTGTTATGGCTCACACCAATAGACCTGCCAAAATCACTCATATTTAATATGCCCCCTTGTGTAGTGGCTAACATTGAAAGTAACCTTGAAAGCGTTTTTGGAGCCACATCAAACCCTAAAATAGTCAAATCCCGATAAACAAAGGTTTCTATATACTCAGTTAACCAAGTACTTGTAAAAAAGCTTTTGGGCTTTAGTAAGGGCTCAGGATAACCACCGTAAAACCAATGGTCATCTAATGAGATGCCGTTTTTGGTAACTTCCGGTAAGGTGAATGGGGCTAATTCCACAGAGGCGACCCGTCCTGCTAACGACTCAGCGGAGTTTTTTAAAAGCATAGGAGAGGCAGAACCCAAAATAATAAATCTTGCCGGAATTCTATATTCATCAACTAAAGCCCGGATAAGCGAAAATAGCTTTGGTTTTAGCTGAATTTCATCAATGATAACACATCTATCCAACTGACTCTTTAAAAATCGTTCAGCATTTTCCAATCGGTCACTGTCGCTGTCTTTTTGTAAATCAAGGTAAATGGATTCCTTTTGTAATTTGGTTTGGATGAGTTTTACTAAGGTCGTTTTTCCTACTTGCCTTGGTCCAATAATTGAGACTACGGGAAAGTGCTCAAGTAGATTAAGTAAATAATTTGTTTGCTGTCTTTCTATCATTTTGCAATATTAACATTGAAATCTGTAAATGCCAATTACAATTTTCAATGTTAATATTGTTTTTTAGTAGCTTAAACGACAAGCCTTATTCAAAGCTCGCAGCACTCAATCAAGCGGATATGGCTTCCCGCTCCACTTCCATCCACATCCGCCAAGCCCTGCGGGTTGAAAGAAGGCTACTCTCGAGACACTACGGCCCCATACCAAAGCGGTAACGGCATATTGGTTTTCTTTCCGGTGTCAGAAACCAAAAAAGCCGTTAATTTGGGCGTTTAGAAACAATAAAGGAGCGTTTGTTTGTACTCTCAAAATTTTAACCCGTCCTGAAAAATCCGGCAGGGTCGGAAAGCAATTAATCCTTAATGTAATGATACCGTAAGGGCGGGGCCCCGGCATTGTCGTAGGCTTCGCCCCGGAAAAAATAGCCGCCTTCTACCCACTGCGGCTCTTCGGTGAGCTGTCCCTGGGTATCAAAGCCCCAATAACTGATTTTTTGGCCACGCCGCCCATCAGAATCGTACGCGCCTGTTGGGCAAAGGTTTTAAGGTTTATCGTTAGTGATTGGTGACTGGTAATTAGTTGTTGGAGGTGGGAGTTACCATTCACCGGCCACTAATCACCGATCACTATTTTAAATAATCGCCTGTTTAATGATTTGAGGAAAGAGCGTCACCATGCGAATGTCGTTGGGGGGGAAGAGAAACGCGGCTACGTCGCGGCCCTGCTCTTCCATGTTGAGTTTTTCGCAATGGGCCAGCAGTCGTTCTTTCAGTTGCGCCGCCGTGGTGATGCCCACTTTTTGCTCCAGATACGCGTAATTGGGTTTGACGTTGAGACCCAATAAAAACACCACATCAAAAAAATCACGACCTTTGTTGGGCGGTCGGTTGAGAATGGCGTAACATTTTTGGGAAAACATCAGGTTGAGCGGCGTAATGTTGATCTGCGAAAAAATGCCGAAACGGTTAAGAATGTAGGTTTCTTTTTCAAACGGAAAATTCTGCGCTTCGCTGTCGAGCTGAATCAGCAGTTTTTCTTCCCGGTACCCGCTCAGGCCGTGCTGATAGAACAGGCGCGGAAATTTGACGTTGCAGCGGTAAGCGCCCTTGCCCACTATCTGTATTTCGACCTCGTAGCCGCTGCCTTTGAGCTCTTTTTCCACGATTTCGGCCACTTGGTCAAACTGCGCCGCCGACACGGCAAAATTGTCAAAGTCCAGATCTTCCGAAAAGCGTTTGTTTTCGTGCACCAACCGCAGGCAGGTACCGCCCAAAAAGGCAAAGTGTTTGCCCAAGGGGCTGTCAAAGAGAATTTGCAGAATTTGGCATTGCAGGTATTCGCGCAGCAGTTCGCGCTCAAATCCGTGCAGATGCGCCGGGTAATATTTTTTAATGGCTTCTAACGTGATCATTGCGGTAATTGTCGGAGAAGGATGGAGGTCAGTCTGGAGACGCGTTTGTTGCCGATGGCATCGGCGTAAGTGGTCAGTTTTTCTGCGGAACAGCGCTCGGTGATGAGGTCGAGATTGAGCCGCATGGCTTCCAGATCGAGTTCGCCTTTCAGGCTTGGGTTGAGATAAAACGTATCCAAGAGCGCCTTTTCGGGCTCGGCCATCAGGAAGTCGCGGTTTTCCAGTCGCTGCGGCTCGTAGCCAAACAGCAGGTCGGGTTTGAGGTGATGATAGTTAAAACGCCCCAAAACGGTCTCAAAACGACGGGTTTGTTTGGATGACACCGAAAAGACCTGATACACTCCTTCAGGAATGAACCCATACCACCGCAAAGCCGACCACAGCGATACGTAGGAGTTGCTGCACAGGCGATTGGCCGTAAAAAAAAGGCGACTTTCCGAAATCGGCTTTTGAGGCCAGGTATAGTATTTATTGATGAGTTTTTGAAGGTACTGTTTGTCCTGCCATTCCACCAAACGGCGCGTA of Runella slithyformis DSM 19594 contains these proteins:
- a CDS encoding nucleotidyl transferase AbiEii/AbiGii toxin family protein, which encodes MITLEAIKKYYPAHLHGFERELLREYLQCQILQILFDSPLGKHFAFLGGTCLRLVHENKRFSEDLDFDNFAVSAAQFDQVAEIVEKELKGSGYEVEIQIVGKGAYRCNVKFPRLFYQHGLSGYREEKLLIQLDSEAQNFPFEKETYILNRFGIFSQINITPLNLMFSQKCYAILNRPPNKGRDFFDVVFLLGLNVKPNYAYLEQKVGITTAAQLKERLLAHCEKLNMEEQGRDVAAFLFPPNDIRMVTLFPQIIKQAII
- a CDS encoding type IV toxin-antitoxin system AbiEi family antitoxin domain-containing protein, which encodes MNFISFQKAFQERDVIPVNDILKQFPDFDTRRLVEWQDKQYLQKLINKYYTWPQKPISESRLFFTANRLCSNSYVSLWSALRWYGFIPEGVYQVFSVSSKQTRRFETVLGRFNYHHLKPDLLFGYEPQRLENRDFLMAEPEKALLDTFYLNPSLKGELDLEAMRLNLDLITERCSAEKLTTYADAIGNKRVSRLTSILLRQLPQ
- a CDS encoding ATP-binding protein, whose product is MIERQQTNYLLNLLEHFPVVSIIGPRQVGKTTLVKLIQTKLQKESIYLDLQKDSDSDRLENAERFLKSQLDRCVIIDEIQLKPKLFSLIRALVDEYRIPARFIILGSASPMLLKNSAESLAGRVASVELAPFTLPEVTKNGISLDDHWFYGGYPEPLLKPKSFFTSTWLTEYIETFVYRDLTILGFDVAPKTLSRLLSMLATTQGGILNMSDFGRSIGVSHNTVKRYLDLLEGGFITSRLEPYYTNIGKRLIKAPKIYIRDSGILHKLLRINSHYDLLGHMILGHSWEGYVIEQIRRVTGKEWEFYFYRTHSGAEADLVLISPNGKKTCIEIKYSSSPKVSKGFHETIKDLAPDFKYIIIPEGEQYVKDEDIIVCSMYEFLEKELDRIQA